The Kordia sp. SMS9 genome window below encodes:
- the fusA gene encoding elongation factor G: protein MKRLKDIRNIGIIAHVDAGKTTTTERILYYTGTIHKPGNIDDGNTVTDSDVQEASRGISISSSAISADWEYNEKIYQINIIDTPGHIDFAIEVERSLRILDGAVALFCAASGVESQSETVWSQSERYGIPKIGFINKMDRIGADYFKVLSQIEEEFGATTLPIQIPIGDADDFEGVIDLLQMKAIYWNADDYGKSNIVTDIPKQLVELAEKWRAILLERIANFDDAIMEQYLEDTEISIDDLQRAIRRITLERKAVPMLCGSAYKYIGVQPLLDAVANYLPQPQDIESVDGIDMITDEKATLACTVDEQLSAFVFKVIVDKYVGKLAMVRLYSGSIDVGTQVLNSRTNAKNRVSRILSIQADKFKELSLANAGDIVALIGLKNVKTGDTLCELGKPFSLESIEVSEAVISLAIEPVSKNDEKNFGDALSKLLDEDPSLRASYDSQTGQTLLHGMGELHLEVRIEKLKTDYGVAINKGNPKVSYRELLTTSVTHTELLKKQTGGSGSFAEITFTMQPRTDAEKGLLFVNETKGGVISKDCINATEKGFREAMQSGILLEYPLEAMKITLLDGKMHENDSSSSDFETVARQAFRVAAKQANPVLLEPIMIAEINCPEDYLGNVTSDINKRRGMIVSIKENGNRRKVNAEIPLLQTFGYISSLRTLTSGKGSVTLKLKDYKQVPEHVLNQLVC, encoded by the coding sequence ATGAAACGATTAAAAGACATACGAAATATAGGTATCATAGCGCATGTAGATGCTGGAAAAACAACCACAACTGAGCGCATATTATATTATACAGGAACTATTCATAAACCAGGAAATATTGACGATGGAAATACGGTAACCGATAGTGATGTACAAGAAGCTTCACGCGGCATTTCCATTTCATCTTCAGCAATTTCAGCCGATTGGGAATACAATGAAAAAATCTATCAAATCAATATTATTGATACGCCTGGACATATTGATTTTGCAATTGAAGTAGAACGTTCCTTGCGAATTTTAGATGGTGCTGTAGCTTTATTTTGTGCAGCTTCTGGTGTTGAATCACAATCAGAAACAGTTTGGAGTCAATCTGAGCGTTATGGAATTCCAAAAATTGGATTTATTAATAAGATGGACAGAATTGGTGCCGATTATTTCAAAGTATTATCACAAATAGAAGAAGAATTTGGTGCGACAACTTTGCCAATTCAAATTCCAATAGGCGATGCTGACGATTTTGAAGGTGTGATAGATTTATTGCAAATGAAAGCTATATATTGGAACGCGGACGATTATGGTAAATCAAATATCGTAACGGATATTCCTAAACAATTGGTTGAATTAGCAGAAAAATGGCGTGCTATTTTACTAGAACGCATTGCTAATTTTGATGATGCTATTATGGAACAATATCTTGAAGATACCGAGATTTCTATAGACGATTTACAACGAGCCATAAGAAGAATTACGCTGGAACGAAAAGCCGTTCCGATGTTGTGTGGTTCAGCATATAAATACATTGGTGTACAACCTTTGTTAGATGCTGTTGCAAACTATTTACCGCAGCCACAAGATATTGAAAGTGTAGATGGTATTGATATGATTACCGATGAGAAAGCTACTTTAGCTTGTACAGTAGACGAACAACTATCTGCCTTTGTATTTAAGGTGATTGTTGACAAATATGTCGGTAAATTGGCAATGGTGCGATTGTATTCGGGAAGCATTGATGTTGGTACACAGGTTTTAAACTCTAGGACGAATGCCAAAAATAGAGTCAGCCGAATTCTAAGCATACAAGCAGATAAATTTAAAGAGTTATCGCTGGCAAATGCAGGAGATATTGTTGCCTTAATTGGATTGAAAAATGTAAAAACGGGCGATACGTTGTGCGAATTAGGGAAACCATTTTCTTTAGAATCTATTGAAGTTTCTGAAGCGGTTATTAGTTTGGCTATTGAACCTGTTTCTAAAAATGATGAAAAAAATTTTGGAGATGCGTTGTCAAAACTTCTTGATGAAGATCCTTCGTTGCGAGCTTCTTATGATAGCCAAACAGGACAAACCTTACTGCATGGAATGGGCGAGTTACATTTGGAAGTTCGTATAGAAAAGCTAAAAACGGATTACGGAGTTGCGATCAATAAAGGAAATCCAAAAGTTTCCTATCGTGAGTTACTCACAACTTCCGTAACACATACAGAATTATTGAAGAAGCAAACTGGAGGAAGTGGAAGTTTTGCGGAAATTACCTTTACCATGCAACCGCGCACAGATGCCGAAAAAGGATTGTTATTTGTAAACGAAACCAAAGGTGGAGTGATTTCGAAAGATTGTATCAATGCTACTGAAAAAGGATTCCGAGAAGCAATGCAATCGGGTATTTTGTTGGAGTATCCATTAGAAGCGATGAAAATTACATTATTGGATGGAAAAATGCATGAGAATGATTCAAGTAGTTCGGATTTTGAAACTGTAGCGCGTCAAGCATTTAGAGTTGCTGCAAAACAGGCAAATCCTGTATTATTAGAGCCTATCATGATTGCAGAAATCAATTGTCCTGAAGATTATTTAGGAAACGTGACGTCTGACATTAACAAACGTCGTGGAATGAT